From Aquila chrysaetos chrysaetos chromosome 3, bAquChr1.4, whole genome shotgun sequence, the proteins below share one genomic window:
- the NT5C3A gene encoding cytosolic 5'-nucleotidase 3A isoform X3, translating to MQALHLWTLLATYAVAVGQKQGQKNQECPKLNAQMPEFQKKTVHIKDPGRVEEIICGLIKGGAAKLQIITDFDMTLSRFSYNGKRCPTCHNIIDNSKLITEECRKKFFSFQLLQLKETYYAIEIDPALTIEEKFPYMVEWYNKSHALLIEQGLQKDKFAEIVRESDVMLKEGYENFFDKLSEHNIPVFIFSAGIGDILEEVIHQAGVYHSNVKVVSNFMDFDEHGILKGFKGELIHVYNKHDGALKNTEYFKQLKDNSNIILLGDSQGDLSMADGVANVEHILKIGYLNDKVDELLEKYMDSYDIVLVKDESLEVANSILQKIL from the exons ATGCAAGCCCTGCATCTCTGGACTCTGCTTGCCACCTATGCTGTTGCAGTAGGACAAAAGCAAGGACAGAAGAATCAGGAGTGCCCTAAGCTCAACGCACAG ATGCCAGAATTTCAGAAGAAGACTGTTCATATTAAGGACCCAGGAAGAGTAGAGGAAATTATTTGTGGCCTCATCAAAGGTGGAGCTGCCAAACTTCAG ATTATAACAGATTTTGATATGACATTAAGTAGATTTTCCTACAATGGAAAAAGATGTCCAACTTGTCATA ACATCATTGATAACTCTAAGCTCATCACAGAGGAATGTCGGAAGAAG tttttttcctttcagttattGCAGCTGAAAGAAACCTATTATGCTATTGAAATTGATCCAGCTCTCACtattgaagaaaaatttccatATATGGTAGAATG GTACAATAAATCTCATGCACTACTCATTGAACAAGGCTTACAAAAAGATAAGTTTGCAGAAATTGTGAGGGAATCTGATGTTATGCTGAA AGAAGGATATGAGAACTTCTTTGATAAACTCAGTGAACATAATATTCCTGTGTTCATATTTTCTGCTGGAATTGGGGACATTCTTGAGGAAGTCATCCACCAGGCTGGGGTCTACCATTCTAATGTCAAAGTGGTTTCCAATTTCATGGATTTTGATGAACAT gGAATATTAAAAGGATTTAAAGGAGAATTGATTCATGTTTACAACAAACATGATGGTGCCTTGAAGAATACAGAGTACTTCAAACAACTAAAAGACAACAGTAATATCATACTGCTGGGTGATTCTCAAGGAGACTTGAGTATGGCAGATGGAGTAGCAAATGTTGAACACATTCTTAAGATTGGCTATCTCAATGATAAA GTAGATGagcttttggaaaaatacatgGACTCTTATGATATTGTCTTGGTGAAAGATGAATCCCTGGAAGTTGCCAACTCCATCCTACAGAAAATCCTGTAA
- the FKBP9 gene encoding peptidyl-prolyl cis-trans isomerase FKBP9 isoform X1 → MAGPAAVRRRGPGCGALLLLPALLVSWAACQAPPVPAAEPPWDGADVRLERRFVPQSCPRAVRPGDFVRYHYLGSFPDGTRFDSSYDRGSTFNVFVGKGQLIAGMDKALVGMCVNERRLVKIPPKLAYGSEGVPGVIPPNAVLHFDVLLIDLWNLEDEVQVQTYFKPEKCPRTVQVSDFVRYHYNGTFLDGTLFDSSHNRMRTYDTYVGIGWLIPGMDQGLLGMCVGEKRIITIPPFLAYGEEGDGKDIPGQASLVFDVVLLDLHNPKDGIAIENQHVPESCERRSQTGDFLRYHYNGTLLDGTLFDSSYSRNRTYDTYVGKGYVIAGMDEGLLGVCTGEKRRIIIPPHLGYGEEGRGKIPGSAVLVFDIHVVDFHNPSDSVGITVNYKPSNCTILSKKGDYLKYHYNASLQDGTLLDSTHSLGKTYNIVLGSGHVVVGMDMGLQDMCVGERRTVVIPPHLGYGEDGVEGEVPGSAVLVFDIELLELVSGLPEGYMFVWNGEVSPNLFEEIDQNHDGEVLLEEFSEYIQAQVNSGKGKLAPGFDFEKIVKNMFTNQDRDGNGKVTAEEFKLKDQETKEEHDEL, encoded by the exons ATGGCGGGGCCGGCGGCAGTCCGGCGGCGGGGTCCCGGCTGCGgggccctgctgctgctgccggcgCTGCTGGTGAGCTGGGCGGCGTGCCAGGCGCCGCCGGTGCCCGCCGCCGAGCCCCCCTGGGACGGCGCCGACGTCCGCCTCGAGCGGCGCTTCGTGCCGCAGAGCTGCCCGCGGGCCGTGCGGCCCGGAGACTTCGTGCGCTACCACTACCTCGGCTCCTTCCCCGACGGCACTCGTTTCGACTCCAG CTATGACAGGGGATCCACGTTCAACGTATTTGTGGGAAAAGGTCAACTTATTGCTGGGATGGACAAAGCTCTGGTTGGCATGTGCGTGAACGAGCGGCGGTTGGTGAAAATTCCCCCCAAGCTTGCCTACGGCAGTGAAGGCGTCC ctggTGTGATACCCCCCAATGCTGTGCTCCATTTTGATGTGCTTCTGATCGATCTCTGGAACTTGGAGGACGAAGTGCAGGTTCAGACTTACTTCAAACCTGAGAAGTGTCCTCGGACAGTTCAGGTGTCTGACTTTGTACGATACCATTACAATGGAACGTTCTTAGATGGGACCCTGTTTGATTCAAG cCATAATCGGATGCGCACTTATGATACCTATGTGGGAATTGGATGGCTGATTCCTGGTATGGACCAGGGTCTCTTGGGAATGTGCGTAGGAGAGAAGCGCATTATCACAATACCACCGTTCCTGGCATATGGAGAAGAAGGAGATG GCAAGGACATCCCTGGCCAAGCTTCCCTTGTCTTTGATGTGGTTTTGCTAGATCTCCATAACCCCAAAGATGGTATTGCTATTGAGAACCAGCATGTGCCTGAATCTTGTGAGCGGAGAAGCCAGACAGGAGACTTTCTCCGATACCATTACAATGGCACACTTTTGGATGGCACATTGTTTGATTCCAG CTATTCACGAAATCGTACTTATGACACCTATGTTGGGAAAGGTTATGTGATTGCTGGAATGGATGAAGGTTTGCTAGGTGTGTGCACTggtgaaaaaagaagaataataaTCCCCCCTCATCTTGGGTatggagaagaaggaagag GAAAGATTCCAGGATCTGCAGTGCTTGTCTTTGACATCCACGTGGTTGACTTCCACAACCCCTCAGATTCGGTCGGCATTACCGTTAACTACAAACCTTCCAACTGCACCATACTGAGTAAGAAGGGAGATTACCTGAAGTATCACTACAATGCTTCGCTCCAGGATGGTACTTTGCTGGACTCGAC aCACAGCCTGGGCAAGACTTACAACATAGTTCTGGGATCCGGACATGTGGTGGTGGGGATGGACATGGGCCTTCAAGACATGTGTGTTGGGGAACGACGAACAGTTGTTATTCCACCTCATCTTGGTTATGGAGAAGATGGAGTTG AAGGAGAAGTGCCTGGTAGTGCTGTATTAGTTTTTGACATCGAACTGCTGGAGCTGGTGTCTGGCTTGCCTGAAGGGTACATGTTTGTATGGAATGGGGAAGTCTCTCCCAatctttttgaagaaatagACCAGAATCACGATGGAGAGGTTCTTCTGGAGGAG TTTTCAGAGTACATTCAAGCTCAAGTCAATTCTGGCAAAGGAAAACTAGCtcctggttttgattttgaaaagattGTTAAAAATATGTTCACCAATCAAGACCGGGATGGAAATGGTAAAGTTACTGCTGAAGAATTCAAGTTGAAAGACCAGGAGACCAAAGAGGAACACGATGAACTGTAA
- the NT5C3A gene encoding cytosolic 5'-nucleotidase 3A isoform X4 codes for MLFKSFLMPEFQKKTVHIKDPGRVEEIICGLIKGGAAKLQIITDFDMTLSRFSYNGKRCPTCHNIIDNSKLITEECRKKFFSFQLLQLKETYYAIEIDPALTIEEKFPYMVEWYNKSHALLIEQGLQKDKFAEIVRESDVMLKEGYENFFDKLSEHNIPVFIFSAGIGDILEEVIHQAGVYHSNVKVVSNFMDFDEHGILKGFKGELIHVYNKHDGALKNTEYFKQLKDNSNIILLGDSQGDLSMADGVANVEHILKIGYLNDKVDELLEKYMDSYDIVLVKDESLEVANSILQKIL; via the exons atgcttttcaaaagctttttg ATGCCAGAATTTCAGAAGAAGACTGTTCATATTAAGGACCCAGGAAGAGTAGAGGAAATTATTTGTGGCCTCATCAAAGGTGGAGCTGCCAAACTTCAG ATTATAACAGATTTTGATATGACATTAAGTAGATTTTCCTACAATGGAAAAAGATGTCCAACTTGTCATA ACATCATTGATAACTCTAAGCTCATCACAGAGGAATGTCGGAAGAAG tttttttcctttcagttattGCAGCTGAAAGAAACCTATTATGCTATTGAAATTGATCCAGCTCTCACtattgaagaaaaatttccatATATGGTAGAATG GTACAATAAATCTCATGCACTACTCATTGAACAAGGCTTACAAAAAGATAAGTTTGCAGAAATTGTGAGGGAATCTGATGTTATGCTGAA AGAAGGATATGAGAACTTCTTTGATAAACTCAGTGAACATAATATTCCTGTGTTCATATTTTCTGCTGGAATTGGGGACATTCTTGAGGAAGTCATCCACCAGGCTGGGGTCTACCATTCTAATGTCAAAGTGGTTTCCAATTTCATGGATTTTGATGAACAT gGAATATTAAAAGGATTTAAAGGAGAATTGATTCATGTTTACAACAAACATGATGGTGCCTTGAAGAATACAGAGTACTTCAAACAACTAAAAGACAACAGTAATATCATACTGCTGGGTGATTCTCAAGGAGACTTGAGTATGGCAGATGGAGTAGCAAATGTTGAACACATTCTTAAGATTGGCTATCTCAATGATAAA GTAGATGagcttttggaaaaatacatgGACTCTTATGATATTGTCTTGGTGAAAGATGAATCCCTGGAAGTTGCCAACTCCATCCTACAGAAAATCCTGTAA
- the FKBP9 gene encoding peptidyl-prolyl cis-trans isomerase FKBP9 isoform X3, with amino-acid sequence MDKALVGMCVNERRLVKIPPKLAYGSEGVPGVIPPNAVLHFDVLLIDLWNLEDEVQVQTYFKPEKCPRTVQVSDFVRYHYNGTFLDGTLFDSSHNRMRTYDTYVGIGWLIPGMDQGLLGMCVGEKRIITIPPFLAYGEEGDGKDIPGQASLVFDVVLLDLHNPKDGIAIENQHVPESCERRSQTGDFLRYHYNGTLLDGTLFDSSYSRNRTYDTYVGKGYVIAGMDEGLLGVCTGEKRRIIIPPHLGYGEEGRGKIPGSAVLVFDIHVVDFHNPSDSVGITVNYKPSNCTILSKKGDYLKYHYNASLQDGTLLDSTHSLGKTYNIVLGSGHVVVGMDMGLQDMCVGERRTVVIPPHLGYGEDGVEGEVPGSAVLVFDIELLELVSGLPEGYMFVWNGEVSPNLFEEIDQNHDGEVLLEEFSEYIQAQVNSGKGKLAPGFDFEKIVKNMFTNQDRDGNGKVTAEEFKLKDQETKEEHDEL; translated from the exons ATGGACAAAGCTCTGGTTGGCATGTGCGTGAACGAGCGGCGGTTGGTGAAAATTCCCCCCAAGCTTGCCTACGGCAGTGAAGGCGTCC ctggTGTGATACCCCCCAATGCTGTGCTCCATTTTGATGTGCTTCTGATCGATCTCTGGAACTTGGAGGACGAAGTGCAGGTTCAGACTTACTTCAAACCTGAGAAGTGTCCTCGGACAGTTCAGGTGTCTGACTTTGTACGATACCATTACAATGGAACGTTCTTAGATGGGACCCTGTTTGATTCAAG cCATAATCGGATGCGCACTTATGATACCTATGTGGGAATTGGATGGCTGATTCCTGGTATGGACCAGGGTCTCTTGGGAATGTGCGTAGGAGAGAAGCGCATTATCACAATACCACCGTTCCTGGCATATGGAGAAGAAGGAGATG GCAAGGACATCCCTGGCCAAGCTTCCCTTGTCTTTGATGTGGTTTTGCTAGATCTCCATAACCCCAAAGATGGTATTGCTATTGAGAACCAGCATGTGCCTGAATCTTGTGAGCGGAGAAGCCAGACAGGAGACTTTCTCCGATACCATTACAATGGCACACTTTTGGATGGCACATTGTTTGATTCCAG CTATTCACGAAATCGTACTTATGACACCTATGTTGGGAAAGGTTATGTGATTGCTGGAATGGATGAAGGTTTGCTAGGTGTGTGCACTggtgaaaaaagaagaataataaTCCCCCCTCATCTTGGGTatggagaagaaggaagag GAAAGATTCCAGGATCTGCAGTGCTTGTCTTTGACATCCACGTGGTTGACTTCCACAACCCCTCAGATTCGGTCGGCATTACCGTTAACTACAAACCTTCCAACTGCACCATACTGAGTAAGAAGGGAGATTACCTGAAGTATCACTACAATGCTTCGCTCCAGGATGGTACTTTGCTGGACTCGAC aCACAGCCTGGGCAAGACTTACAACATAGTTCTGGGATCCGGACATGTGGTGGTGGGGATGGACATGGGCCTTCAAGACATGTGTGTTGGGGAACGACGAACAGTTGTTATTCCACCTCATCTTGGTTATGGAGAAGATGGAGTTG AAGGAGAAGTGCCTGGTAGTGCTGTATTAGTTTTTGACATCGAACTGCTGGAGCTGGTGTCTGGCTTGCCTGAAGGGTACATGTTTGTATGGAATGGGGAAGTCTCTCCCAatctttttgaagaaatagACCAGAATCACGATGGAGAGGTTCTTCTGGAGGAG TTTTCAGAGTACATTCAAGCTCAAGTCAATTCTGGCAAAGGAAAACTAGCtcctggttttgattttgaaaagattGTTAAAAATATGTTCACCAATCAAGACCGGGATGGAAATGGTAAAGTTACTGCTGAAGAATTCAAGTTGAAAGACCAGGAGACCAAAGAGGAACACGATGAACTGTAA
- the NT5C3A gene encoding cytosolic 5'-nucleotidase 3A isoform X5 has protein sequence MPEFQKKTVHIKDPGRVEEIICGLIKGGAAKLQIITDFDMTLSRFSYNGKRCPTCHNIIDNSKLITEECRKKFFSFQLLQLKETYYAIEIDPALTIEEKFPYMVEWYNKSHALLIEQGLQKDKFAEIVRESDVMLKEGYENFFDKLSEHNIPVFIFSAGIGDILEEVIHQAGVYHSNVKVVSNFMDFDEHGILKGFKGELIHVYNKHDGALKNTEYFKQLKDNSNIILLGDSQGDLSMADGVANVEHILKIGYLNDKVDELLEKYMDSYDIVLVKDESLEVANSILQKIL, from the exons ATGCCAGAATTTCAGAAGAAGACTGTTCATATTAAGGACCCAGGAAGAGTAGAGGAAATTATTTGTGGCCTCATCAAAGGTGGAGCTGCCAAACTTCAG ATTATAACAGATTTTGATATGACATTAAGTAGATTTTCCTACAATGGAAAAAGATGTCCAACTTGTCATA ACATCATTGATAACTCTAAGCTCATCACAGAGGAATGTCGGAAGAAG tttttttcctttcagttattGCAGCTGAAAGAAACCTATTATGCTATTGAAATTGATCCAGCTCTCACtattgaagaaaaatttccatATATGGTAGAATG GTACAATAAATCTCATGCACTACTCATTGAACAAGGCTTACAAAAAGATAAGTTTGCAGAAATTGTGAGGGAATCTGATGTTATGCTGAA AGAAGGATATGAGAACTTCTTTGATAAACTCAGTGAACATAATATTCCTGTGTTCATATTTTCTGCTGGAATTGGGGACATTCTTGAGGAAGTCATCCACCAGGCTGGGGTCTACCATTCTAATGTCAAAGTGGTTTCCAATTTCATGGATTTTGATGAACAT gGAATATTAAAAGGATTTAAAGGAGAATTGATTCATGTTTACAACAAACATGATGGTGCCTTGAAGAATACAGAGTACTTCAAACAACTAAAAGACAACAGTAATATCATACTGCTGGGTGATTCTCAAGGAGACTTGAGTATGGCAGATGGAGTAGCAAATGTTGAACACATTCTTAAGATTGGCTATCTCAATGATAAA GTAGATGagcttttggaaaaatacatgGACTCTTATGATATTGTCTTGGTGAAAGATGAATCCCTGGAAGTTGCCAACTCCATCCTACAGAAAATCCTGTAA
- the FKBP9 gene encoding peptidyl-prolyl cis-trans isomerase FKBP9 isoform X2, with product MLPDSPPSYVAATVTKGQGDISTKRTGVIPPNAVLHFDVLLIDLWNLEDEVQVQTYFKPEKCPRTVQVSDFVRYHYNGTFLDGTLFDSSHNRMRTYDTYVGIGWLIPGMDQGLLGMCVGEKRIITIPPFLAYGEEGDGKDIPGQASLVFDVVLLDLHNPKDGIAIENQHVPESCERRSQTGDFLRYHYNGTLLDGTLFDSSYSRNRTYDTYVGKGYVIAGMDEGLLGVCTGEKRRIIIPPHLGYGEEGRGKIPGSAVLVFDIHVVDFHNPSDSVGITVNYKPSNCTILSKKGDYLKYHYNASLQDGTLLDSTHSLGKTYNIVLGSGHVVVGMDMGLQDMCVGERRTVVIPPHLGYGEDGVEGEVPGSAVLVFDIELLELVSGLPEGYMFVWNGEVSPNLFEEIDQNHDGEVLLEEFSEYIQAQVNSGKGKLAPGFDFEKIVKNMFTNQDRDGNGKVTAEEFKLKDQETKEEHDEL from the exons ATGTTGCCAGATTCTCCACCTTCTTATGTAGCTGCAACAGTGACAAAGGGACAGGGGGATATAAGCACAAAAAGGA ctggTGTGATACCCCCCAATGCTGTGCTCCATTTTGATGTGCTTCTGATCGATCTCTGGAACTTGGAGGACGAAGTGCAGGTTCAGACTTACTTCAAACCTGAGAAGTGTCCTCGGACAGTTCAGGTGTCTGACTTTGTACGATACCATTACAATGGAACGTTCTTAGATGGGACCCTGTTTGATTCAAG cCATAATCGGATGCGCACTTATGATACCTATGTGGGAATTGGATGGCTGATTCCTGGTATGGACCAGGGTCTCTTGGGAATGTGCGTAGGAGAGAAGCGCATTATCACAATACCACCGTTCCTGGCATATGGAGAAGAAGGAGATG GCAAGGACATCCCTGGCCAAGCTTCCCTTGTCTTTGATGTGGTTTTGCTAGATCTCCATAACCCCAAAGATGGTATTGCTATTGAGAACCAGCATGTGCCTGAATCTTGTGAGCGGAGAAGCCAGACAGGAGACTTTCTCCGATACCATTACAATGGCACACTTTTGGATGGCACATTGTTTGATTCCAG CTATTCACGAAATCGTACTTATGACACCTATGTTGGGAAAGGTTATGTGATTGCTGGAATGGATGAAGGTTTGCTAGGTGTGTGCACTggtgaaaaaagaagaataataaTCCCCCCTCATCTTGGGTatggagaagaaggaagag GAAAGATTCCAGGATCTGCAGTGCTTGTCTTTGACATCCACGTGGTTGACTTCCACAACCCCTCAGATTCGGTCGGCATTACCGTTAACTACAAACCTTCCAACTGCACCATACTGAGTAAGAAGGGAGATTACCTGAAGTATCACTACAATGCTTCGCTCCAGGATGGTACTTTGCTGGACTCGAC aCACAGCCTGGGCAAGACTTACAACATAGTTCTGGGATCCGGACATGTGGTGGTGGGGATGGACATGGGCCTTCAAGACATGTGTGTTGGGGAACGACGAACAGTTGTTATTCCACCTCATCTTGGTTATGGAGAAGATGGAGTTG AAGGAGAAGTGCCTGGTAGTGCTGTATTAGTTTTTGACATCGAACTGCTGGAGCTGGTGTCTGGCTTGCCTGAAGGGTACATGTTTGTATGGAATGGGGAAGTCTCTCCCAatctttttgaagaaatagACCAGAATCACGATGGAGAGGTTCTTCTGGAGGAG TTTTCAGAGTACATTCAAGCTCAAGTCAATTCTGGCAAAGGAAAACTAGCtcctggttttgattttgaaaagattGTTAAAAATATGTTCACCAATCAAGACCGGGATGGAAATGGTAAAGTTACTGCTGAAGAATTCAAGTTGAAAGACCAGGAGACCAAAGAGGAACACGATGAACTGTAA